The genomic interval ATAAAGCTCATTTATCACTTCTTTTAGTTGAAACAGTTCTCCACCCCTTGCTAAATTTGCAACAAACTGGTTATCTGCAGAGACTCTGGCTACTGCTGAGGATACTTTCCATTTCTGAAAATCCTTTTTATGACATAAAAATCGAAAATCAAGTGTACGATTTTGATAGTTTTGTAACTGAATTGTTTCTTGAAGCAGAAATCCTTCTCTTTTTAATTTTGGGTAAAGAGTAGAAAATAATTGCTGAAATGTATCGTATTCTTTCTTAATCTCACCAGAAAAAGTTGTGTAATCAAGTAGATATGCTCCATTCTCTTTTTCTATTATCCTAAAAATCCGTTTACCTTGACTGCCATTAATTGGTTTTATAATTAAATCTTTCGTATCTGCGAGCATATTCATTAAGTCTGCTTTTGTTTCTAATAACCGGCTCTTTGGCAAGTATGGGATAAGATGTTCATTTGCAGCTAAGATTTGGTGAACTTCCCATTTATTTAAAAAGCGATCATTAAAATAAGGAACATTTCTCTCAACCAATTCTGCAGTCACCTGTAAAAAGGTTTTAGAACGTTCAAGTTTTCGGGAATGAATACGGTTATGAACGACATCTGGATAAGGAACCTCCGTTTCAATCCATTCATTCTGATGATGAATAAATCCCATTAAATGCTTTTTGCTGTATGTTGATAAAGAAAAAATATAAAAGAAAATTCCATTTGCTTCACAATATAAAGCGAGTTCCTTACAAAATTCATGAATTGTGCCAAAGCGTACACCAAGATTTGTGTTTTTAATTTCTGTTAGCAAGCCGACTACAGGTCCAAGCTGCAGCTGGTGTGGATCAACTAGTTTTCCTTTTAGGAAAAACGTATGGATAGGCAAGTTAAGTTCGTGGAGGGTTTGATCACTTATTGATAGACAAAGACGTTCCTTATTTATAATTACGATTGGACATGTTACAGTATGCATTCCACAACTAATTTTCAGTGAGGAGAGGTTTTTGGGAAGACCGAGATGCTGTCTTAGTTTTTCACTCATTTCACATAAATAAGGCTTAGATGAATTAAACAAAGGTGAAATCTCAATTGACTTATATTTCATGACGAATCCCTCATTTGAGCGCCTTACGGACAAGCACAATGATGTTCATAGGCAAGTGTTCTATAACGTATCGTATGATCTTGTTACAAGATAGGTGAAGTAAGGAATTGAAATGGATATAAGCAATTTTCTTTATTTTTGGCTTTTTTCTAAGAGATTGTTGCTTTTAAAGCGAAACCTATTTAAGGCTGATTGGAGCGGGTTGCGAGATCCCTGCGGGAGCATCGGGACAGGGTGAGCTCATGCAGGCATTTAGGCCGAGTAGGCTCAGCGCCCGCCCCGCTAAAAAGCGAGCAGCTCTCGCTGCAATCAACCACACCGCAATACTTGGTAAATACCAACAAAGTTTGTGAAAACAGCCTTATTTTAAATAGTCCCCCTTAGTAACGGCATATCACACTAACCACCAGCAGGAGATAAAGAAAACACACACTGATGGATGTTATAAGATGGACTTTTCGGATTATTTTAGGATAAAATGCAATTTTAAACATAGTTTGGTATAGTGAAGAAAGAAAGAGCCAACATGGGGCAAAATGAGAAGGGAGGCTTATCATATGTCAGAAAATTTATATGATGTTGCATACAATTTAGAGAAAGCTTTACGTGAAAGTGATGAATTTAAATCGTTAAAACGACTTTATGATGAAGTGAATGCAGATGAATCAGCAAGCAAAATGTTCGAAAACTTCCGCAATATTCAATTAAACCTACAACAAAAGCAAATGTCTGGAGAAGAAATTTCAGAAGAAGAAATTCAACAAGCACAAAAATCTGTTCAGCTTGTGCAGCAACATGATAAAATTGCGCAACTTATGGCAGCAGAACAACGCTTAAGTATGGTTGTAACAGAGTTAAACAAAATCATTATGAAACCACTTGAAGAAATGTATGGCAGCCTTTAAAAGCTTACATACAAACTAAATGAGATGAATCAATGTAAGCAGAATAGGATCGATGCCTATTCTGTTTTTTTGTTGGGTAAGAAGCAGAACACCCCTTTTATCAGTGCCTAACGATTCTGGAATAAAGACAAAACTTCTATAAAAAGGCTTCTCATTCATGTCTGGGCTGTTCGAGAGCTTGCACGTTTGGACTTCGGCAACCACAAAGTTCTCCGCATATTCCCACTTTTGTTCTATTTTTACTGAAAGGGACATAACCTCATAATAGGTTTTGACATCTGTAGAAGGGGGAACCACAGTGACTCATTATCAGTTGCTTGCTTTAAATATTGATGGAACATTGCTTCGTTCGAACGGCCGCCTCCAACCGTCAACGAAAGAAGCGATTGACTATGTTAAGAACAAAGGGATTTATGTGACACTTGTCACAAACAGGCATTTTCAATCAGCGAAAAAGCTTGCAAGAGCATTAAAACTAGATACTTTATTAGTTACACATGGGGGAGCATTTATTTCTGAGAATCTTGATGAGCCAATATTTGAAAAGAGAATTTCTGAAGAAATGACGTTTAATCTCGTTCAAGTCCTAGAAAATTTTAAGTGTAATATTAGAATTACTCATGAACGTTTTTCGATAGGAAATCGAAGAAAAATAGCATCAAATTTACTTAGTAAATCAATCCTTAATACATCTGATTCGATGTTTTATCCTGTTCAATTTGTCGATTCATTAGGAGATTCACTCCGTGATGAACCAGTAGCCGGAACAAGGATTGATGTGCATTTTTCTAAAGAAGAGGAAAAGGAAGAGGCAGCAAAGTTAATTATTAATGCTTTTAACACAGTTGATGTTAGAGTAAATCAACCGAAGAAAATTGAGATCGTAAAGAAGGGTGTTTCTAAAGAAAACGGATTACGCACTCTTGTAAATCATCTTAATATTCCGTTAGAAAAAGTAGTGGCTATTGGCGATGCTGAAGATGATATTGAAATGATTGCTTCAGCAGGTTTAGGTGTTGCAATGTGGAATGCTCCATTTGAAGTAAAGCGCGTAGCAGATTGGGTGACACGTTCTAATAATCAACAAGGTGTTGCTTATATGGTGAAAGAGCATTTTAGAAAGCAGCAGCGAGAAGAATTCTTAAGAAAAATTAAAATAGATAAGTAAATAAATGAGAAGGGGAAGACATAAAGTCATCCCCTATTCCTATTTGATCCGTTTTTTTATTGGCTCGTAATCAAATAACTTGCCTTCATACACAAAGAGAAGCTGCTCATTTTTTCTAAAATCATCAGGTGTCACTAACGCAGGTAATTTGTTCCAAAGCTTAATTCCGGAGCGATGAAATACTTCTGCTACAAATTGCGAACAAAAGTAGGAATTGCTAAATTCAACTGGCTCATTTATTGATACACCTAACACACCAATCAAATTGTAGAGAAACTTATTTTGATTCTTAATAAATATATTTAACACACGCTTCATTTTTTCAATATCACGATCAGTTACTTCTAACTTATAAATCACACAAGTTGTATTTGGGTACTTACTGTAAGTACCAGTAAAAATATCTTCTTTAACAAATCCTCCTTGCATCGGATTATTTGGTTTTTTCCGCCCGAAGCTATACATATCGTTTAACTCAGGATCAAAAGAAATGGAGGCATGGTTATAAGGAGCCTTTGTATATTTTTTAATTGATTTTGTAAACAATGTCCCCGTATCTGTCAGTAAGATATAAACATAACTTTTATGTATCATAGATTTCCCTCTTTAATAATTTTCCAGTTTATTCTATCCTTAAGTATACAATATTCTTAGTGGCTTTATTTTATATTTATTTTATCTTAAGTAGGTGTGGTACGTGGTTACAACTCTCTGGACATTGGCTATCATTTTTTTAGGATTGACATTTGTTAATATTGTGTTTTTTGTCATGAAAAAGTCAGAACCAAACAAGGACTTTTCCGCTGTTTTATTACGTGTGAAAACATGGTGGGGAATGTTTGTTGTTTTTTGTTTAGCTACACTATTTAATCCAGTTGTTTCGTTACTTTCGTTGATGGTGCTTTGCTTCTTTGGGTTAAAAGAATATTTTTCGATGATGAAAAAAACGAGGAAAGCTGATCGGCGATTATTTCTATGGGCATACCTTGCGATTCCATTACAATTTTATTGGATCTATATAGGATGGTATGGGATGTTTATTGTTTTTATACCACTTTATGTGTTTTTATTTTTACCATTACCAAGACTATTAGGAAAAGGAACAAGCGGTTTTCTGCGTTCAGTGAGTTCAACCCAATGGGGTTTAATGCTGATGGTATTTGGGCTAAGTCACTTAGCGTATTATCAATTTGCGACACCGGAGTATGGTGCAAACCTTGTGCTTTTCTTAGTCGTTTTAACACAAGTGAATGATGTTATCCATTATCTCATTTCATTGTATATCGGAAAACGAAAAGTTGTGCCGTCAGCAAATCCTACGATTACATGGGAAGGGTTTATCGGAGCAGCTATTGTAACAACGATTGTTTCATTCCTCATTTATCCTTATTTAACACCACTTGATTTGAAATTTGGTATTTTATCAGGTGTACTCATTAGCTTAAGCGGCTTTTTTGGAAGTTTAACAATCTCAGTATTAAAGCGAGATTTGTTAATAGGAGATCGTGAAAAATTCGATACATTAAAAGAAAGCTATTTGAATCGAGTAGATAGCTTAACATATACAGCACCGGTGTTTTTTCATGTCATTCGTTATTATTTTGATTTTATGTAAATAGAATAAGCTGGCTTGTATGGTGAAACTGGCAACGTTGTTTAAGTTGTCAAGCCTACAATATCATTTCCATTTAGCGTGTGTCATCAAGGAGGTATTTCTGTGAAAAACATGGTCCTGAATCGGATTCATTATAGCTGGATTATATTAATTATTGCATTCTTTTCTATTATTGTAGCTGGTATTGTCAGGTCATCATCAGGGGTATTTATTGTCCCTTTTGAAAATGAATTCGGATGGGATCGCTCCGTTATTTCCTTAGCATTTGCGATAAGTCTGTTTTTATATGGACTATCAGGTCCATTTATGGCCGCATTAATCGAAGTTATTGGTTTAAAGAAAATGATGATTTATGCGATGGCAACTATGTTAGTAGGAATCATTCTTACTTTTTATATGGAGCATTCGTGGCAACTTGTTGTCATTTGGGGAATTATTATAGGATTGGGATCAGGTTTATTTTTAACTGTTTTGAGTACATATGTGTCAAATCGTTGGTTTGTAAAGAGAAGAGGGCTTGCAGTTGGTATATTAACAGCAAGTACGGCGACTGGTCAGTTATTATTGCTGCCTGTATTAGCGATCATTGTAGAGGATTATTCGTGGCGGTGGGCGATTTGCTTAATTGCGATTCTTAGCTTTATTATGCTCGTTATTATTTTATTTTTTATGAAAAACACACCGAAAGAAGCTGGCACTTTTCCATATGGCATGGATGAAGAAATACAAGAATCTAGTGTACTGCATAAGAAAAACCCTATTCTAATGGCTTTTCATTCTTTGCAAGAAGCGGTGAGAGTGAAAGAATTTTGGCTATTAGCAGGAAGCTTTTTTATTTGTGGACTTTCAACGAGTGGATTGATAGGGACGCATTTCATATCATATTGTATTAGTTTCGGCATTCCAATTGTTACAGCAGCTTCTCTGCTTTCCTTCATGGGTATATTTGATTTAATTGGAACAACTTTATCAGGCTGGTTATCAGATCGTTTTGATAACCGCTGGCTATTGTTTTGGTATTACGGTCTAAGAGGAGCATCACTACTATTACTACCTTTTGCACTTAATGAAGGTTCTATTATTCTATTAGTTATTTTTTCAATATTTTATGGATTAGATTGGATAGCAACTGTTCCGCCAACGATCAGTATTTCAAGGCAGATCTTCGGGGTTGAGAAAAGTGGAATTGTTTATGGGTGGATATTTGCAGCACATCAGGCTGGTGCAGCCGTAGCAGCTTATGGTGGAGGACTAATTTATAAACTATTTAACTCCTATACTTGGGCCTATTTTCTTGCAGGAATCTTTTGTGCATTAGCAAGCTTATTTGTGATCGTTATGAAAAAACAAACACTTAATGTAGGGACACAAAAAGAGATTAATATGGATTAATGAATTTCTCCCTAATTGAGTTGTCAGGGAAGAGTATATTGGTATATACTGCTGCTTTTTTGGCGTGAAGATCAATTTCAAAAAGAGATATTCATAATAAAACGAAATGTGTTTCTAGAAAAAATTAGAAACGCATTTTTTATTTCGATGATTGGAGCATTTAGTTTATAAATAAGCTTATTTTTAAAGTTAATGTAAGCGTTTTCTCCATACTGTAAAATTAACTGAGAGTATGATAAAATTTTATCGGGATAATGAATGGTGATTTTCCGATTATTGAAGAAATTACATCACGATATATTTCAAACAACCTAGAAAAGCAGAGAGTGGGAAATCATATGCAAGAACAAAAATTGCAGAGAGGTTTAAAAAATAGGCACGTACAATTAATCGCAATTGGCGGGGCTATCGGAACAGGATTATTTCTTGGCGCAGGAAAATCTATTCATTTAGCAGGTCCGTCGATATTATTTGCTTATATAATTACAGGCATCATTTGCTTTTTAATCATGCGCTCACTTGGAGAACTGCTCCTATCGAATTTGGAGTATCATTCTTTCGTTGATTTTGTACAAGATTATCTAGGGAATATGACAGCATTTATCACCGGCTGGACTTATTGGTTTTGCTGGATTTCAATCGCAATGGCCGACTTAACAGCAGTTGGACTCTATACACAGTATTGGTTTCCTGCTGTACCACAGTGGATGCCAGGGCTAATTGCGCTTGTCCTCTTGTTATTTATGAATCTTGCAACGGTAAAACTTTTTGGTGAAATGGAATTCTGGTTCGCATTAATTAAGGTCATTGCTATTTTAGCCCTAATAATAATCGGTATTTTCATGATTATTAAAGGCTTTTCTACTCCTTCAGGACCATCTAGTTTCACGAATTTATGGAGTCACGGCGGCATGTTCCCTCATGGTATAAATGGATTTATCCTATCATTCCAAATGGTCGTATTTGCGTTTGTGGGTATTGAACTTGTTGGACTTACAGCTGGAGAAACGGAAGATCCAGAAAAGGTAATTCCTAAAGCAATTAATAATATCCCTATTCGGATTATTATCTTCTACATTGGCGCTCTTATTGTCATAATGAGTATTTATCCATGGAACGCCATTAATCCAACAGAAAGCCCATTCGTCCAAGTTTTCGTGGCGATTGGTATCGCTGCAGCAGGTGGTATCGTCAACTTTGTTGTTCTAACATCTGCAGCTTCTGCATGTAACAGCGCCATTTTTAGCACTAGCCGAATGGTATATTCACTTGCAAAAGAAAAAAATGCACCAGTACCATTTACAAAACTTACTTCCCGTAAGGTACCTTCTAATGCACTGTTCTTTTCAACAGTTGTCATTCTAATTGGAGTTGTTTTGAACTATCTCATGCCAGAAGGAGTATTTACGCTGATTACAAGTGTTTCTACTGTATGTTTTATCTTTATATGGGGAATTACTGTCATTAGCCATTTGAAATACCGTAAAACAAGACCAGATCTAGCGAAAGTGAATACTTTTAAATTACCACTTTATCCATTTTCCAATTATTTAATTCTTTCTTTCCTAGCATTCGTTCTTGTCGTGCTGGCACTTGCTGAGGATACACGAGTTGCCTTGTTCATAACACCTGCTTGGTTTATTTTGCTGATTGTAATATATAAGTTACGGATTAAGAAGGTGGCTTAAAACAGAGCAGTCCAGCTAACGATTGACCGTGAAGGTTAAGAAATCGGATAAATAGTTAAGAATAAATCTGTTTTCACAGTTTTTTTCTTAACCTAAAATGGAATACCTCTACAAAGAAGTGAAAGAGGAAAAGAGCCTATTTTTAATTAAGATAGGCTCTTTTTTATGGGAAAATCAGCATAATAAGGTATTTTTATTGAAATTAGAACCATTTTATGTTCTCTTTAGTCTATTTTTTATATTTTAAATACTGATAATTTTCTGTTGGTGTACTTTCAATTATATTACCTTCTTCATCTTTAATCACTTCATATTCACGATACACTTCTACAACAAATCCATCCTCCTCTGTAATATCTACGAGCTTTGTTTCTAATAGTGGTAGCTGTTGTGACTCTTCGGTAGATTGCTCATTTGAAGCATTTGCTGAAGCTGTTTCATCTGTTGGCATAGGGATTCTTGAGATCGCATCTTCCTTTTCAGTAAATAAAGGAGAGTCAAAGTATCCAATGATAGCTATTAATACAAGGACCATAAAAATAGGAGCAATTTTTTTCAACGGTTGCTGCCTCCAAATTCATTTAGTGTTTGTATCATTGTATGTTTGTCCTAAATAAGAATATGACAAAAGTTATTTCAAAAGCTAGACCAGCTCCTGTTCATAAGTGGATTTGACTTTTTGGAACGCAGTACGTATTCCTAACATCTAACATTGACCGGTACGGGATTTTTTTTGTACACTTAAAGAAGTTTTTATTAAAGATAAGGTGATTACAAATGAAAATATATATTAAAGGTATAGATGATGAGCGTTTCCATAGACCATTAAGATTAATAGGGAATCTATTTTTTGAAGAAACTGAGCTCTGCTTTACAGAAGGTGATTCAACCCTTGAAGCAGAGTTTTTATTTGAAGAGACAAATGGAAGTATTTGGATTAAAGGGTATTTGCGTACGGAAGATGGGAAGGAATTTACAGCAACAAGAGAAAAACAGCTACAGGCTCACTTAGAGGGCAAGGATCGATTAAGACAAGTGAAGAATACACTCTCATATGTGTATTTAACGATCCTTCAAGATTATACAGGAATGATTCAAAAGTGGGGTATTCTTACAGGTGTCAGACCTACTAAGCTATATCATAAAAAAAGACAAGAGGGTATGTCTGAGCTGGAGATTCATCGTATGTTTAAAGAAGAATATCTTCTTTC from Metabacillus sediminilitoris carries:
- a CDS encoding phosphatidate cytidylyltransferase, translated to MVTTLWTLAIIFLGLTFVNIVFFVMKKSEPNKDFSAVLLRVKTWWGMFVVFCLATLFNPVVSLLSLMVLCFFGLKEYFSMMKKTRKADRRLFLWAYLAIPLQFYWIYIGWYGMFIVFIPLYVFLFLPLPRLLGKGTSGFLRSVSSTQWGLMLMVFGLSHLAYYQFATPEYGANLVLFLVVLTQVNDVIHYLISLYIGKRKVVPSANPTITWEGFIGAAIVTTIVSFLIYPYLTPLDLKFGILSGVLISLSGFFGSLTISVLKRDLLIGDREKFDTLKESYLNRVDSLTYTAPVFFHVIRYYFDFM
- a CDS encoding MFS transporter — protein: MNRIHYSWIILIIAFFSIIVAGIVRSSSGVFIVPFENEFGWDRSVISLAFAISLFLYGLSGPFMAALIEVIGLKKMMIYAMATMLVGIILTFYMEHSWQLVVIWGIIIGLGSGLFLTVLSTYVSNRWFVKRRGLAVGILTASTATGQLLLLPVLAIIVEDYSWRWAICLIAILSFIMLVIILFFMKNTPKEAGTFPYGMDEEIQESSVLHKKNPILMAFHSLQEAVRVKEFWLLAGSFFICGLSTSGLIGTHFISYCISFGIPIVTAASLLSFMGIFDLIGTTLSGWLSDRFDNRWLLFWYYGLRGASLLLLPFALNEGSIILLVIFSIFYGLDWIATVPPTISISRQIFGVEKSGIVYGWIFAAHQAGAAVAAYGGGLIYKLFNSYTWAYFLAGIFCALASLFVIVMKKQTLNVGTQKEINMD
- a CDS encoding Cof-type HAD-IIB family hydrolase produces the protein MTHYQLLALNIDGTLLRSNGRLQPSTKEAIDYVKNKGIYVTLVTNRHFQSAKKLARALKLDTLLVTHGGAFISENLDEPIFEKRISEEMTFNLVQVLENFKCNIRITHERFSIGNRRKIASNLLSKSILNTSDSMFYPVQFVDSLGDSLRDEPVAGTRIDVHFSKEEEKEEAAKLIINAFNTVDVRVNQPKKIEIVKKGVSKENGLRTLVNHLNIPLEKVVAIGDAEDDIEMIASAGLGVAMWNAPFEVKRVADWVTRSNNQQGVAYMVKEHFRKQQREEFLRKIKIDK
- a CDS encoding amino acid permease: MQEQKLQRGLKNRHVQLIAIGGAIGTGLFLGAGKSIHLAGPSILFAYIITGIICFLIMRSLGELLLSNLEYHSFVDFVQDYLGNMTAFITGWTYWFCWISIAMADLTAVGLYTQYWFPAVPQWMPGLIALVLLLFMNLATVKLFGEMEFWFALIKVIAILALIIIGIFMIIKGFSTPSGPSSFTNLWSHGGMFPHGINGFILSFQMVVFAFVGIELVGLTAGETEDPEKVIPKAINNIPIRIIIFYIGALIVIMSIYPWNAINPTESPFVQVFVAIGIAAAGGIVNFVVLTSAASACNSAIFSTSRMVYSLAKEKNAPVPFTKLTSRKVPSNALFFSTVVILIGVVLNYLMPEGVFTLITSVSTVCFIFIWGITVISHLKYRKTRPDLAKVNTFKLPLYPFSNYLILSFLAFVLVVLALAEDTRVALFITPAWFILLIVIYKLRIKKVA
- a CDS encoding YlbF family regulator, producing the protein MSENLYDVAYNLEKALRESDEFKSLKRLYDEVNADESASKMFENFRNIQLNLQQKQMSGEEISEEEIQQAQKSVQLVQQHDKIAQLMAAEQRLSMVVTELNKIIMKPLEEMYGSL
- a CDS encoding YheC/YheD family endospore coat-associated protein yields the protein MKYKSIEISPLFNSSKPYLCEMSEKLRQHLGLPKNLSSLKISCGMHTVTCPIVIINKERLCLSISDQTLHELNLPIHTFFLKGKLVDPHQLQLGPVVGLLTEIKNTNLGVRFGTIHEFCKELALYCEANGIFFYIFSLSTYSKKHLMGFIHHQNEWIETEVPYPDVVHNRIHSRKLERSKTFLQVTAELVERNVPYFNDRFLNKWEVHQILAANEHLIPYLPKSRLLETKADLMNMLADTKDLIIKPINGSQGKRIFRIIEKENGAYLLDYTTFSGEIKKEYDTFQQLFSTLYPKLKREGFLLQETIQLQNYQNRTLDFRFLCHKKDFQKWKVSSAVARVSADNQFVANLARGGELFQLKEVINELYGESDSHHLRKLLAELSLEIVNVICLHAGGEFGEFGIDLALDQDGHPWIIEVNTKPSKSEDSQNTTKIRPSTRAILNYCLFLSQFEE